The Aggregicoccus sp. 17bor-14 genome includes a region encoding these proteins:
- a CDS encoding OsmC family protein — protein MSQNPTPPASPAPTGVMMTAASAPAFKVQLTHGPSGSPLVTEAPKDNGGTGGSFSPTDLVGAALASCALTTMALVASREGIALGEARASVEKRMSPPPRRIAELVLEIHMPAGLSPEHRARMEQTAHDCPVARSLHPDVKIPLRFHYPDAR, from the coding sequence ATGTCCCAGAACCCGACCCCTCCTGCGTCTCCTGCGCCCACGGGCGTGATGATGACCGCCGCGAGCGCGCCCGCCTTCAAGGTGCAGCTCACGCACGGCCCCTCGGGCTCGCCGCTCGTCACCGAGGCCCCCAAGGACAACGGCGGCACGGGCGGCTCCTTCTCGCCCACGGACCTGGTGGGCGCGGCGCTCGCCTCCTGCGCGCTCACCACCATGGCGCTCGTCGCCTCGCGTGAAGGCATCGCGCTCGGCGAGGCGCGCGCCTCGGTGGAGAAGCGCATGAGCCCGCCGCCGCGGCGCATCGCCGAGCTGGTGCTGGAGATCCACATGCCTGCGGGGCTCAGCCCCGAGCACCGCGCGCGCATGGAGCAGACGGCCCACGACTGCCCCGTCGCCCGCAGCCTGCACCCGGACGTGAAGATCCCCCTGCGCTTCCACTATCCGGACGCGCGCTAG
- a CDS encoding deoxyhypusine synthase family protein: MAKTEKKTRKTLRAHYSGARKADPRPISGKETPHELLAHAFSAYVGRQERTAFELMQQSMAQDASIFLTMSGAMTPAGLHQSCLIPLIERGVISAITTTGANLYHDAHRIIGHAIREVNPNASDLQYRLARVIRIYDLGFWEEALLDTDRLFSAIIRGPEFQKKMTTPEFHYLLGKAVAGIEKSLGVKQPSLLSTAYKHGVPIWVGAVQDGSIFLNVVKLKRLLGDEFKFELDINDDVYSMAAMQHFCRHSGSKRLAIWILGGGVPKNYTLQGEPLLDQILNVPTQGFDIDLQFCVDPVDNGALSSAPAGEGHTWGKVSVEAVESGSVYVHTDVTAVFPWLTHALLSDPKVKRKPMRLMDRMEDAVRFLDKDVQKRRKELMKTLDWSVEDAEPSRVKDAKQHDTYVR; this comes from the coding sequence ATGGCCAAGACCGAGAAGAAGACCCGCAAGACCCTGCGCGCCCACTACTCCGGCGCGCGCAAGGCGGATCCCCGTCCCATCAGCGGCAAGGAGACGCCGCACGAGCTGCTCGCCCACGCCTTCAGCGCCTACGTCGGCCGCCAGGAGCGCACGGCCTTCGAGCTGATGCAGCAGTCGATGGCGCAGGACGCCTCCATCTTCCTCACCATGTCCGGCGCGATGACGCCTGCGGGGCTGCACCAGAGCTGCCTCATCCCGCTCATCGAGCGCGGCGTCATCTCGGCCATCACGACCACGGGCGCGAACCTCTACCACGACGCGCACCGCATCATCGGCCACGCCATCCGCGAGGTGAACCCGAACGCGAGCGACCTGCAGTACCGGCTCGCGCGCGTCATCCGCATCTACGACCTCGGCTTCTGGGAGGAGGCGCTGCTGGACACGGACCGCCTCTTCTCCGCGATCATCCGCGGCCCCGAGTTCCAGAAGAAGATGACCACCCCCGAGTTCCACTACCTGCTGGGCAAGGCGGTGGCGGGGATCGAGAAGAGCCTGGGCGTGAAGCAGCCCTCGCTGCTGTCCACCGCGTACAAGCACGGGGTGCCCATCTGGGTGGGCGCCGTGCAGGACGGCTCCATCTTCCTCAACGTGGTGAAGCTCAAGCGGCTGCTCGGCGACGAGTTCAAGTTCGAGCTGGACATCAACGACGACGTCTACTCGATGGCCGCGATGCAGCACTTCTGCCGCCACAGCGGCTCCAAGCGCCTCGCCATCTGGATCCTCGGCGGCGGCGTGCCCAAGAACTACACCCTGCAGGGCGAGCCGCTGCTGGACCAGATCCTCAACGTGCCCACCCAGGGCTTCGACATCGACCTGCAGTTCTGCGTGGACCCGGTGGACAACGGCGCGCTCTCCAGCGCTCCGGCCGGCGAGGGCCACACCTGGGGCAAGGTCTCCGTGGAGGCGGTGGAGTCGGGCAGCGTCTACGTGCACACCGACGTGACGGCCGTGTTCCCCTGGCTCACCCACGCGCTGCTCAGCGACCCCAAGGTGAAGCGCAAGCCGATGCGCCTGATGGACCGCATGGAGGACGCGGTGCGCTTCCTGGACAAGGACGTGCAGAAGCGGCGCAAGGAGCTGATGAAGACGCTGGACTGGAGCGTCGAGGACGCCGAGCCCAGCCGCGTGAAGGACGCGAAGCAGCACGACACCTACGTTCGCTGA
- a CDS encoding Rrf2 family transcriptional regulator, with protein sequence MQHPLQISRKIEYGLRAMIFLASQPPERTVPFKEIARRMEVPQDFLAKILKTLVEQGLARSTRGAHGGYQLSRPAREISFLDVIEAVEGPVVVNVCQDRHDACKVSRSCTMYGVWKLGQERMLEVYRAATLDTLAMTDLRPSDAPVPLSIVSA encoded by the coding sequence ATGCAGCACCCACTCCAGATCTCCCGGAAGATTGAGTACGGCCTGCGCGCGATGATCTTCCTCGCGTCCCAGCCGCCGGAGCGGACGGTGCCGTTCAAGGAGATCGCGCGCCGGATGGAAGTGCCGCAGGACTTCCTCGCCAAGATCCTCAAGACGCTGGTGGAGCAGGGGCTCGCCCGCTCGACCCGCGGCGCGCACGGCGGCTACCAGCTCTCGCGCCCCGCCCGGGAGATCTCCTTCCTGGACGTGATCGAGGCGGTGGAGGGCCCGGTGGTGGTCAACGTCTGCCAGGACCGCCACGACGCCTGCAAGGTGAGCCGAAGCTGCACCATGTACGGGGTGTGGAAGCTGGGACAGGAGCGGATGCTCGAGGTGTACCGGGCGGCCACCCTGGACACCCTGGCGATGACCGACCTGCGGCCGAGCGACGCGCCGGTGCCGCTGTCCATCGTCAGCGCCTAG
- a CDS encoding PHP domain-containing protein — MIDLHSHTTASDGEHAPEALLALAAKAGVKVLAVTDHDTVAGLASAQEAARLLGVAFVPGIEVSAFVGRKEVHLLGHFIDSAHAALLQVTERLRGERSGRMEAMIARAQALGFPLHMEQVRAIAGDAQLGRPHLARLLVERGYCTSLQDAFDRYLGEGRPMTVEREKLQGADAIRLIREAGGTATLAHPQSSRVELPELQQLAAAGLSGLEVFHMDHHPSVREKWSKLARQLDLVPTAGSDFHGAKVSPGRTPGCASMPRANLAALIARAPRPQWHPAGLSL, encoded by the coding sequence TTGATCGACCTGCACTCCCATACCACCGCGAGCGACGGCGAGCACGCGCCCGAAGCGCTGCTCGCGCTGGCAGCGAAGGCCGGCGTGAAGGTGCTGGCGGTGACGGATCACGACACGGTCGCCGGGCTCGCGAGCGCGCAGGAGGCCGCCCGCCTGCTCGGCGTGGCCTTCGTGCCGGGCATCGAGGTCTCCGCCTTCGTGGGGCGCAAGGAGGTGCACCTGCTCGGGCACTTCATCGACTCCGCGCACGCGGCCCTGCTCCAGGTCACCGAGCGCCTGCGCGGCGAGCGCAGCGGGCGCATGGAGGCGATGATCGCCCGCGCCCAGGCACTGGGCTTCCCGCTGCACATGGAGCAGGTGCGCGCCATCGCCGGCGACGCCCAGCTGGGCCGCCCCCACCTCGCGCGCCTGCTGGTGGAGAGGGGCTACTGCACGAGCCTGCAGGACGCCTTCGACCGCTACCTGGGCGAAGGGCGCCCCATGACCGTGGAGCGCGAGAAGCTGCAGGGCGCGGACGCCATCCGCCTCATCCGCGAGGCGGGCGGCACCGCCACCCTCGCCCACCCGCAGTCGAGCCGCGTGGAGCTGCCCGAGCTGCAGCAGCTCGCGGCGGCGGGGCTCAGTGGCCTCGAGGTCTTCCACATGGATCACCACCCCAGCGTCCGGGAGAAGTGGAGCAAGCTCGCCCGCCAGCTGGACCTGGTCCCCACCGCTGGCAGCGACTTCCACGGGGCGAAGGTGAGTCCGGGCCGCACGCCGGGCTGCGCCTCGATGCCACGCGCGAACCTGGCCGCGCTGATCGCACGCGCGCCGCGCCCGCAGTGGCATCCGGCCGGCCTATCCCTCTGA
- a CDS encoding NADH-quinone oxidoreductase subunit A, whose translation MNPTPLTPYLPLAVVLLLAGVMACAIPLLAGMLGPRRPSKIKSMAFEAGSESSGPARQRFAVKFYVVALLFIVFDVEAVFLYPWAVNLQALGWFGYTEMIVFAATLVVGLIYVWKKGALDWES comes from the coding sequence ATGAACCCGACCCCGCTGACGCCCTACCTGCCGCTGGCCGTCGTGCTGCTGCTCGCGGGCGTGATGGCCTGCGCCATCCCGCTCCTCGCCGGCATGCTCGGCCCTCGCCGGCCGAGCAAGATCAAGTCGATGGCCTTCGAGGCCGGCTCCGAGTCGAGCGGACCCGCCCGCCAGCGCTTCGCCGTGAAGTTCTACGTCGTCGCGCTACTCTTCATCGTGTTCGATGTGGAGGCCGTGTTCCTCTACCCGTGGGCCGTGAACCTCCAGGCGCTGGGCTGGTTCGGCTACACCGAGATGATCGTCTTCGCGGCCACGCTCGTCGTGGGCCTCATTTACGTCTGGAAGAAGGGCGCCCTGGACTGGGAGAGCTGA
- a CDS encoding NADH-quinone oxidoreductase subunit B produces MAEIDVAPVIATRRDDAMGFIQRMVSKGLGWARKYSLFTYPFATACCGMEYMSVAAGRYDIARFGAEFPRFSPRQADLLMVIGTINLKQAPILKRVYEQMAEPKWVVAFGVCASSGGFYDNYAVLQGIDRIIPVDVYIPGCPPRPEQVLDGLMMLQDKIGNQVHRIGDTGQPNPTAAGFNLLNASGSPK; encoded by the coding sequence ATGGCTGAAATCGACGTTGCACCCGTGATTGCCACCCGCCGCGACGACGCGATGGGCTTCATCCAGCGCATGGTCTCCAAGGGCCTCGGCTGGGCGCGCAAGTACTCGCTGTTCACCTATCCCTTCGCCACTGCGTGCTGCGGCATGGAGTACATGTCCGTCGCCGCGGGCCGCTACGACATCGCGCGCTTCGGCGCCGAGTTCCCGCGCTTCAGCCCGCGCCAGGCGGACCTGCTGATGGTGATCGGGACGATCAACCTGAAGCAGGCCCCCATCCTCAAGCGCGTGTACGAGCAGATGGCCGAGCCCAAGTGGGTGGTGGCCTTCGGCGTGTGCGCGAGCTCCGGCGGCTTCTACGACAACTACGCGGTGCTGCAGGGCATCGACCGCATCATCCCGGTGGACGTGTACATCCCCGGCTGCCCGCCCCGCCCCGAGCAGGTGCTCGACGGCCTGATGATGCTGCAGGACAAGATCGGCAACCAGGTGCACCGCATCGGGGACACCGGCCAGCCGAACCCCACCGCCGCGGGCTTCAACCTGCTCAACGCGAGCGGCAGCCCCAAGTAG
- a CDS encoding PaaI family thioesterase, whose translation MSANPTPSLQERYAPHNACFGCGPANAKGLRIRSLPESEDSGIVVAEWTPEPHHQAFPGVLNGGIIGALLDCHCNWTAAYRLMREANASSPPCTVTADYAIKLLRPTPMTGPVQLRAQAVEVKGDRAVIEGTLTAGGRVCATCRGTFVAVKEGHPAYHRW comes from the coding sequence ATGAGCGCGAACCCCACCCCGAGCCTCCAGGAACGCTACGCCCCCCACAACGCCTGCTTCGGCTGCGGCCCCGCCAACGCGAAGGGGCTGCGCATCCGCAGCCTCCCGGAGAGCGAGGACTCCGGCATCGTCGTCGCGGAGTGGACGCCCGAGCCGCACCACCAGGCCTTCCCCGGCGTGCTCAACGGCGGGATCATCGGCGCGCTGCTGGACTGCCACTGCAACTGGACCGCGGCCTACCGCCTGATGCGCGAGGCGAACGCGTCCTCGCCGCCCTGCACGGTCACCGCGGACTACGCCATCAAGCTGCTGCGCCCCACGCCCATGACGGGCCCGGTGCAGCTGCGAGCGCAGGCGGTGGAGGTGAAGGGCGACCGCGCCGTCATCGAGGGCACGCTCACGGCGGGCGGCCGCGTGTGCGCCACCTGCCGCGGCACCTTCGTGGCGGTGAAGGAGGGGCACCCCGCGTACCACCGCTGGTGA
- a CDS encoding sulfatase-like hydrolase/transferase, which translates to MSPRPLPSRPSRSPLRSALQGLRGLWPPLAGGALLGLVLFLAESALLVRAGTVGVNLDVSGPYAALMALVRPLLPPLLSRVLLAYLLGGAVLGAGAGLLARAWGRRGVLPVTLHWGVLFALLAWDRAIQRPALFDDVPAVRGALEWLTLHGEPWQPQVAAALWLLGHAVALLLRSRRGAAVGALAAAGAVGLMGGGWALPGAGQAPPAPPPLVVLIGVDAFRPDRLRALGGTGEVAPHLDAFVQEATLFTRAYTPIAQTEPAWRALLTARWPHRTGVRYPLTADARIVEAPTFAQAFGRAGYGTLWATDCSRFHFEGEASGFAMRLQPPRGAVNFLLEKLRYRALGLFADNRLGAWLLPEFIENRALAGVYDPRGYADRLASRMLRQAEAGPALLAFHATAAHFPGDPVYPFYRREVPATEPLERRVRMQFSPIAVGAKGGGSVRVAEGLYDELISQADAQVGALLDALKKSGRYDDALIVLLSDHGESFHSDHPELAGATPVHGARLHEEENRILLAVKLPRSWGRGPAQVDALVRLIDVGPTLLSVAGLPGLPGADGVSLAPLLKGESLPEPLRLYAETGFTHASPEVFEPAHLPGLARGFDNYQLRPDGVVEVTPEAHAAMLREKDRGAFDGESWLVEWPGSDGSLHRSCRGPCRNAALEPWFDAVLQRGP; encoded by the coding sequence ATGTCGCCCCGTCCGCTGCCGTCCCGCCCCTCCCGCTCGCCCCTCCGCTCTGCACTCCAGGGCCTCCGGGGCCTCTGGCCCCCGCTCGCCGGCGGGGCGCTGCTGGGGCTCGTCCTCTTCCTCGCCGAGAGCGCGCTGCTGGTGCGCGCGGGCACGGTGGGGGTGAACCTGGACGTGAGCGGGCCCTACGCGGCGCTCATGGCGCTGGTGCGCCCGCTGCTCCCGCCGCTGCTCTCGCGGGTGCTGCTCGCCTACCTGCTGGGAGGCGCGGTGCTCGGGGCGGGCGCGGGGCTGCTCGCCCGGGCCTGGGGGCGAAGGGGCGTGCTCCCGGTGACGCTGCACTGGGGGGTGCTCTTCGCGCTCCTCGCGTGGGACCGCGCCATCCAGCGCCCGGCGCTCTTCGACGACGTGCCGGCGGTGCGCGGCGCGCTCGAGTGGCTCACGCTGCACGGTGAGCCCTGGCAGCCGCAGGTGGCGGCGGCGCTGTGGCTGCTCGGCCATGCGGTGGCGCTGCTCCTGCGCTCGCGCCGCGGCGCTGCGGTGGGCGCGCTCGCCGCGGCGGGCGCGGTGGGGCTCATGGGAGGAGGGTGGGCGCTGCCTGGGGCCGGGCAGGCGCCGCCCGCGCCGCCGCCGCTGGTGGTGCTCATCGGCGTGGATGCGTTCCGGCCGGACCGGCTGCGGGCGCTGGGCGGCACGGGCGAGGTCGCGCCGCACCTGGACGCCTTCGTGCAGGAGGCCACGCTCTTCACCCGCGCGTACACGCCCATCGCGCAGACGGAGCCCGCGTGGCGCGCGCTGCTCACCGCGCGCTGGCCGCACCGCACCGGCGTGCGCTACCCGCTCACGGCGGACGCGCGCATCGTGGAGGCGCCCACCTTCGCGCAGGCCTTCGGCCGGGCGGGCTACGGGACGCTGTGGGCCACCGACTGCTCGCGCTTCCACTTCGAGGGCGAGGCCTCGGGGTTTGCGATGCGGCTGCAGCCGCCGCGCGGCGCGGTGAACTTCCTGCTGGAGAAGCTGCGCTACCGGGCGCTGGGGCTGTTCGCGGACAACCGGCTGGGGGCGTGGCTGCTGCCCGAGTTCATCGAGAACCGGGCGCTCGCGGGCGTCTATGACCCCCGCGGCTACGCGGACCGGCTCGCCTCGCGGATGCTGCGCCAGGCGGAGGCGGGCCCCGCGCTGCTCGCCTTCCACGCGACGGCGGCGCACTTCCCCGGAGACCCGGTCTACCCCTTCTACCGGCGCGAGGTGCCGGCCACCGAGCCGCTCGAGCGGCGCGTGCGCATGCAGTTCTCGCCCATCGCCGTAGGGGCGAAGGGCGGCGGCAGCGTGCGCGTGGCCGAGGGGCTCTACGACGAGCTCATCTCCCAGGCGGACGCGCAGGTGGGCGCGCTGCTGGACGCACTCAAGAAGAGCGGCCGCTACGACGACGCGCTCATCGTGCTGCTCTCGGACCACGGGGAGAGCTTCCACTCGGATCACCCGGAGCTCGCCGGCGCGACGCCCGTGCACGGCGCGCGGCTGCACGAGGAGGAGAACCGCATCCTGCTCGCGGTGAAGCTGCCGCGCAGCTGGGGCCGCGGCCCGGCGCAGGTGGACGCGCTGGTGCGCCTCATCGACGTGGGGCCCACGCTGCTGAGCGTGGCCGGGCTGCCCGGGCTTCCCGGGGCGGACGGCGTCTCGCTCGCGCCGCTGCTCAAGGGGGAGTCGCTGCCGGAGCCGCTGCGCCTCTACGCCGAGACGGGCTTCACGCACGCGAGCCCCGAGGTGTTCGAGCCCGCGCACCTGCCGGGCCTCGCGCGCGGCTTCGACAACTACCAGCTGCGCCCGGACGGCGTGGTGGAGGTCACTCCGGAGGCGCACGCGGCGATGCTGCGCGAGAAGGACCGGGGCGCCTTCGACGGCGAGAGCTGGCTGGTGGAGTGGCCCGGCAGCGACGGCAGCCTGCACCGCAGCTGCCGCGGGCCCTGCCGCAACGCCGCGCTCGAGCCCTGGTTCGACGCGGTGCTGCAGCGCGGGCCCTGA
- a CDS encoding NADH-quinone oxidoreductase subunit C: MDRVSAQFPEAVAERYVDRAGGAWAVIHPQHLRQVAAFLKSEPDLEFKLFLSADGVDRLHLAENDPRFEVVYFLYSLKRHEHVRLKVRVTEANPVVPSLVPVFRGANWWERFVWDFYGVKFDGHPDLRRILMYEEFQGHPLRKDYAMRDRQPLIPQRPIKDIFRGPGTSGVA; this comes from the coding sequence TTGGACAGGGTCTCCGCCCAGTTTCCAGAGGCGGTCGCGGAGCGCTACGTGGACCGGGCGGGCGGGGCGTGGGCGGTCATCCACCCCCAGCACCTGCGCCAGGTCGCCGCCTTCCTGAAGAGCGAGCCGGACCTGGAGTTCAAGCTGTTCCTCTCCGCGGACGGAGTGGACCGGCTGCACCTCGCCGAGAACGATCCTCGCTTCGAGGTCGTCTACTTCCTCTACTCCCTCAAGCGCCACGAGCACGTGCGCCTCAAGGTGCGCGTCACCGAGGCGAACCCGGTGGTGCCCTCCCTGGTGCCCGTGTTCCGGGGCGCGAACTGGTGGGAGCGCTTCGTCTGGGACTTCTACGGCGTGAAGTTCGACGGTCACCCGGACCTGCGCCGCATCCTCATGTACGAGGAGTTCCAGGGCCACCCGCTGCGCAAGGACTACGCCATGCGCGACCGGCAGCCGCTCATCCCGCAGCGGCCCATCAAGGACATCTTCCGCGGCCCCGGCACCAGCGGCGTCGCCTGA
- the nuoD gene encoding NADH dehydrogenase (quinone) subunit D, whose product MAEQPHKPVEQHEHNPDTDSYARESELAAELQTKRMVVNMGPSHPAMHGTVRMKVELDGETIVRADPEIGFLHRGFQKSSENVTWTQVLPYTDRLNYLSAMMNNFGYLNAVEKLIGLEIPERAQYMRVIGSELHRMHDHLTCVGAISLELGGFAAFLYGIEARELIMDRVSELTGARLTTSFGRIGGMNRDLPEGWIEKTLKSLDKIAELRDEVDVLLTSNRIFVDRTKGTGVISAEDAIDFGWTGPCLRACGVDYDIRKVKPYWVYDRFDFDVPIGQHGDNYDRYLMRVEEMKQSDKILRQALKSIPAGPIIVDDWRIALPPKPEVYGTIEGVMSHFKLVMEGIQVPPGEVYDSTEASNGELGWYIVSDGRGRPYKLHVRAPGFPILSAVPHIIEGQMLADLIPTFDTINMIGGEVEQ is encoded by the coding sequence ATGGCTGAGCAGCCCCACAAGCCCGTCGAGCAGCACGAGCACAACCCGGACACCGACTCCTACGCCCGCGAGAGCGAGCTGGCCGCCGAGCTGCAGACGAAGCGGATGGTCGTGAACATGGGCCCCTCGCACCCGGCCATGCACGGCACGGTGCGCATGAAGGTGGAGCTCGATGGCGAGACCATCGTGCGCGCGGACCCGGAGATCGGCTTCCTGCACCGCGGCTTCCAGAAGAGCAGCGAGAACGTCACCTGGACCCAGGTGCTGCCGTACACGGACCGGCTCAACTACCTGTCCGCGATGATGAACAACTTCGGGTACCTCAACGCGGTCGAGAAGCTCATCGGCCTCGAGATCCCGGAGCGCGCCCAGTACATGCGCGTCATCGGCAGCGAGCTGCACCGCATGCACGATCACCTCACCTGCGTGGGCGCCATCAGCCTCGAGCTGGGCGGCTTCGCGGCGTTCCTCTACGGCATCGAGGCGCGCGAGCTGATCATGGACCGGGTGAGCGAGCTGACCGGCGCGCGCCTCACCACCAGCTTCGGGCGCATCGGCGGCATGAACCGCGACCTGCCCGAGGGCTGGATCGAGAAGACCCTCAAGAGTCTCGACAAGATCGCGGAGCTGCGCGACGAGGTGGACGTGCTGCTCACGTCCAACCGCATCTTCGTGGACCGCACGAAGGGCACCGGCGTCATCAGCGCCGAGGACGCCATCGACTTCGGGTGGACCGGCCCCTGCCTGCGCGCCTGCGGCGTGGACTACGACATCCGCAAGGTGAAGCCCTACTGGGTCTACGACCGCTTCGACTTCGACGTCCCCATCGGTCAGCACGGCGACAACTACGATCGCTACCTGATGCGCGTGGAGGAGATGAAGCAGAGCGACAAGATCCTCCGCCAGGCGCTCAAGAGCATCCCCGCCGGCCCCATCATCGTGGACGACTGGCGCATCGCGCTGCCGCCCAAGCCCGAGGTGTACGGGACCATCGAGGGCGTGATGAGCCACTTCAAGCTCGTCATGGAGGGCATCCAGGTGCCGCCCGGCGAGGTCTACGACTCCACCGAGGCGTCCAACGGCGAGCTCGGCTGGTACATCGTGAGCGACGGGCGCGGCCGCCCCTACAAGCTGCACGTGCGCGCCCCCGGCTTCCCCATCCTGTCCGCGGTGCCCCACATCATCGAGGGGCAGATGCTCGCGGACCTCATTCCCACCTTTGACACGATCAACATGATCGGCGGCGAGGTCGAGCAGTGA
- a CDS encoding 2Fe-2S iron-sulfur cluster-binding protein: MSDTDNKNGGGKPTGDAQKPPTGSPTNDPAAQRGPSPSNPPAGAVKDPAPAHPSSVTAPPKAAAPPPAGPPKPPPPKNPGFVTVTIDGKEVVAKPGTNMIEAAKSVGSEIPYYCYHPRLSIAANCRICLVEASNAPKLVPACQTPLAEGQVVKTTTPKVKENQRSVMEFLLLNHPVDCAICDQAGECKLQDYYMKYDYRPSRLEGGKVLKNKRKVLGPLVVLDQERCIICTRCVRFMNEIPKEPQLGVFGRGSHERIDVFPGSELNSNYSLNTVDICPVGALLSRDYRFRARSWFLSATPSVCTGCSRGCNTYADWMGQETYRYRPRENEAVNKSWMCDAGRLTYKSLNKGRVLTPVIGRTGGAAATAEITRLDALQAAAKALKGAGAGKVAVLASAVASNEDLLGALSFAKSSLGVKEVYVGGRPDGAPDHYLYTADKNPNRNGLEMVAAGLGLTLRPFQELVKGLEGGRVKALYAVGCEVPVADEGSFAKLVGGLDVFVAQAMNESAVTAQATVLLPASVHVEDEGSFVNVDGLIQRFRKAYPSKGEAMPHWKWAAELGRELGAKEPALASARDVFRTLGAAVTGFAEFNWDKASPSDREKPGINPLPAGADGRPPGYREFGAPRVRGL, from the coding sequence GTGAGCGACACCGACAACAAGAACGGCGGCGGCAAGCCCACGGGCGACGCGCAGAAGCCCCCCACGGGCAGCCCCACCAACGACCCGGCGGCCCAGCGTGGCCCCTCTCCGTCCAACCCGCCCGCGGGCGCGGTGAAGGACCCGGCCCCCGCGCACCCCTCCAGCGTCACCGCGCCTCCCAAGGCCGCGGCGCCCCCGCCTGCGGGCCCCCCGAAGCCTCCGCCGCCCAAGAACCCGGGCTTCGTCACCGTCACCATCGACGGCAAGGAGGTCGTGGCCAAGCCGGGGACGAACATGATCGAGGCGGCCAAGTCGGTCGGCTCGGAGATCCCCTACTACTGCTACCACCCTCGCCTCAGCATCGCGGCCAACTGCCGCATCTGCCTGGTGGAGGCCTCCAACGCGCCCAAGCTGGTGCCCGCGTGCCAGACCCCGCTCGCCGAGGGCCAGGTGGTGAAGACCACCACGCCCAAGGTGAAGGAGAACCAGCGCTCGGTGATGGAGTTCCTGCTGCTCAACCACCCGGTCGACTGCGCCATCTGCGACCAGGCCGGTGAGTGCAAGCTGCAGGACTACTATATGAAGTACGACTACCGCCCCTCGCGGCTCGAGGGCGGCAAGGTCCTGAAGAACAAGCGCAAGGTGCTCGGCCCCCTCGTGGTGCTGGACCAGGAGCGCTGCATCATCTGCACGCGCTGCGTGCGCTTCATGAACGAGATCCCGAAGGAGCCGCAGCTCGGCGTCTTCGGCCGCGGCAGCCACGAGCGCATCGACGTGTTCCCGGGCAGCGAGCTCAACAGCAACTACTCGCTCAACACCGTGGACATCTGCCCGGTGGGCGCGCTGCTCAGCCGCGACTACCGCTTCCGGGCCCGCAGCTGGTTCCTCTCCGCCACCCCGTCCGTGTGCACCGGCTGCTCGCGCGGCTGCAACACCTACGCGGACTGGATGGGCCAGGAGACCTACCGCTACCGCCCGCGCGAGAACGAGGCAGTGAACAAGAGCTGGATGTGCGACGCGGGCCGGCTCACCTACAAGTCCCTCAACAAGGGCCGCGTGCTCACGCCGGTCATCGGCCGCACGGGCGGCGCCGCCGCCACGGCGGAGATCACCCGCCTGGATGCGCTGCAGGCCGCGGCCAAGGCCCTCAAGGGCGCGGGCGCCGGCAAGGTCGCGGTGCTCGCGAGCGCGGTCGCTTCCAACGAGGACCTGCTCGGCGCGCTCTCCTTCGCCAAGAGCAGCCTGGGCGTGAAGGAGGTCTACGTGGGCGGCCGCCCGGACGGCGCGCCGGACCACTACCTCTACACCGCGGACAAGAACCCGAACCGCAACGGCCTCGAGATGGTCGCGGCGGGCCTGGGCCTCACCCTGCGTCCCTTCCAGGAGCTGGTGAAGGGGCTCGAGGGCGGCCGCGTGAAGGCGCTCTACGCCGTGGGCTGCGAGGTGCCCGTGGCGGACGAGGGCAGCTTCGCGAAGCTCGTGGGCGGCCTGGACGTGTTCGTGGCGCAGGCCATGAACGAGTCCGCCGTGACGGCGCAGGCCACCGTGCTGCTGCCGGCCAGCGTGCACGTGGAGGACGAGGGCAGCTTCGTCAACGTGGACGGGCTCATCCAGCGCTTCCGCAAGGCCTACCCCTCCAAGGGCGAGGCGATGCCGCACTGGAAGTGGGCGGCGGAGCTGGGCCGCGAGCTGGGGGCGAAGGAGCCCGCGCTGGCGAGCGCACGCGACGTGTTCCGCACGCTGGGCGCGGCCGTCACGGGCTTCGCGGAGTTCAACTGGGACAAGGCGAGTCCGTCGGATCGCGAGAAGCCGGGCATCAATCCGCTGCCCGCGGGTGCGGACGGTCGTCCTCCGGGGTACCGCGAGTTCGGTGCTCCGCGCGTGAGGGGTCTCTAG